In a single window of the Acetivibrio clariflavus DSM 19732 genome:
- a CDS encoding ABC transporter permease subunit translates to MWAIYKRELKSYFYSPLAYVLTGIYTLLLSLNFIRPILMATGPAQTSFGAIIYNLNILLAFLIPILTMRVLADEKRNGTEVLLMTSPNSVPAIVFGKFLAAFTVFLLMAAVTAMYPIIIAISGELVVASMITSYLGYILTGALFVAFGVFTSSLTESPIVSAVIGSLCLFFIWIIDYFRGALKGLLFDLAKWISFYSRFLDFVQGKICLKDFVFYFTLIALFLSLAMIAVEKKRWSQG, encoded by the coding sequence ATGTGGGCAATTTATAAAAGAGAACTGAAGTCGTATTTTTATTCTCCTTTGGCATATGTGTTAACGGGTATATATACTTTGCTGCTGTCCCTTAATTTTATCAGACCGATTTTAATGGCCACTGGCCCGGCTCAGACTTCATTTGGTGCAATAATCTATAATCTGAACATTTTGCTTGCATTTTTAATACCTATTCTTACAATGAGAGTGCTTGCTGATGAAAAGAGAAACGGAACGGAAGTTCTGTTAATGACTTCGCCCAATAGTGTTCCGGCAATTGTGTTCGGTAAATTTCTTGCTGCTTTTACCGTATTTTTACTTATGGCTGCTGTAACTGCCATGTACCCGATAATTATTGCAATATCCGGTGAATTGGTTGTCGCATCGATGATTACGAGTTATCTTGGATATATTTTGACAGGTGCTTTGTTTGTAGCTTTTGGAGTATTTACATCTTCTTTGACTGAAAGCCCTATTGTTTCGGCTGTAATTGGATCTTTGTGCTTGTTTTTTATTTGGATTATAGATTATTTTAGAGGTGCTTTGAAGGGATTGTTGTTCGATCTTGCCAAATGGATTTCCTTCTATTCGAGATTTCTTGATTTTGTGCAGGGGAAAATTTGTCTGAAAGATTTTGTGTTCTATTTCACATTAATAGCACTTTTCCTTTCATTGGCAATGATTGCAGTAGAAAAAAAGCGTTGGAGTCAGGGGTGA
- a CDS encoding GldG family protein codes for MKSIVDKIKSIFSNKNFKYGSLFMVLSIFLIAVTVIINMIAEIDKLNVRWDLTPNKMYSIGDETKKILNELQQDVEIIFLSDRKKLEEIEGAGEMITEFLDNYDAYPKVTVKYIDPDKNPRIIKELDKEDMLGLKTDNIVVKSGNKVKKVVANELFYSDYYSNTPYFAAEQSITGAIKYVTSEKTPVVYFIEGHNERGLESEYSGLKQILENGNYIVKTLNLTVESKVPDDAEMLIFAAPKRDLSKAEAERLLDYLKSDGNAIFLFEPVFSDKRFDNFENVLNEYNISINYDRIQENDPSRHYPDDPYTFLPTVQTSEITGGEDLSDFYVLFNDSRSFSILNNYKEPLRVFPLLTSSEKAIGESYGMDEEDSMGPHFMGLAAEYNSAYKSKVLVYGNAYVFTDDGFSQFAPLSENTMKFFLASIAWMRDTTNDLVIAPKTNMYDIMNLSSRNTKLVILVTVLVVPLLIIIIGVIVWLRRKRL; via the coding sequence ATGAAAAGTATAGTTGACAAAATAAAGAGTATATTTAGCAATAAAAATTTTAAATACGGCAGTTTATTTATGGTTTTAAGCATATTTTTAATTGCTGTAACTGTTATTATCAATATGATAGCTGAAATTGACAAGCTAAACGTTAGATGGGATTTAACACCGAACAAGATGTATTCCATAGGAGATGAGACAAAGAAAATTCTCAATGAATTACAGCAGGATGTTGAAATTATATTTCTTTCGGACAGAAAGAAACTTGAAGAAATTGAAGGCGCAGGAGAAATGATAACTGAATTTTTGGACAATTATGATGCTTATCCGAAAGTAACAGTTAAATACATTGATCCCGATAAAAATCCCCGAATTATTAAAGAGTTGGACAAGGAAGATATGCTGGGATTGAAAACCGATAATATTGTTGTTAAATCGGGAAATAAGGTAAAAAAGGTAGTTGCTAATGAACTGTTTTATTCGGATTACTATTCCAATACTCCATATTTTGCAGCTGAACAGAGTATAACCGGTGCAATAAAATATGTTACATCAGAGAAGACTCCTGTTGTTTATTTCATAGAAGGGCATAATGAAAGAGGTTTGGAATCTGAATACTCCGGACTGAAGCAAATTTTAGAGAATGGTAATTATATTGTAAAAACTTTGAATCTTACTGTGGAGAGTAAAGTGCCCGATGATGCGGAAATGCTTATTTTTGCAGCTCCTAAGAGAGATTTGTCAAAAGCAGAGGCAGAAAGATTGCTTGACTATTTAAAGAGTGATGGAAATGCCATATTCCTGTTTGAGCCTGTATTCTCCGATAAAAGGTTCGACAATTTTGAAAATGTTCTTAATGAGTATAATATCAGTATTAACTATGACAGAATACAGGAAAATGATCCTTCAAGGCATTATCCCGATGATCCCTATACGTTTTTACCAACAGTTCAAACATCTGAGATTACAGGCGGAGAGGATCTCAGTGATTTCTACGTGCTATTTAACGATTCCAGAAGTTTTAGCATACTCAACAATTATAAAGAGCCATTAAGGGTATTTCCTTTATTGACTTCAAGCGAGAAAGCTATTGGCGAAAGTTATGGAATGGATGAAGAGGACAGTATGGGACCGCATTTTATGGGTTTAGCTGCAGAGTACAATAGTGCCTATAAGTCTAAAGTTTTGGTATATGGGAATGCTTATGTTTTCACAGATGATGGCTTTAGTCAATTTGCACCTTTATCCGAGAACACTATGAAATTTTTCCTGGCAAGTATAGCTTGGATGCGTGATACTACAAATGACCTTGTTATAGCACCGAAAACCAATATGTACGATATCATGAATTTATCCAGCAGAAATACCAAGTTAGTTATTCTCGTAACTGTTTTAGTGGTACCGCTGCTGATTATAATAATCGGTGTAATTGTTTGGCTAAGGAGGAAACGCTTATGA
- a CDS encoding DUF4340 domain-containing protein has protein sequence MKLYRNIIILVVMFLVLGGVLLALKLTLKDEETDFDDDSIITLYNFESTKLTEYTIESEEGTFVFRKKSSNGEYDVEWELVSGGNFPLHHQNVNIVALNAVDLKAYKLIEENPTSLDIYGLDNPYRVTFKLDDGTEKYIEVGSMTPTKEAYYIRISDSNNVYAIYSYKGDLLVATKDELRDKDVFDVYSSDVIKFSLERDGKKVFSAEKDEEIGWQIKEPMQGNADLVKLTTIFDTFVRASANTYVEDNATDLEKYGLDNPKYVIEAATADTKVKLLLGKATEGESVFYARFDGSNEVFTINKSSLSFIDIKPIEVYETLVYTPYIYDVSEVVVNIDGKTIVSQIESDSAKPEEDKFTIDGLDVMSKGKEAENAFRNFYRSLVGIIFSDLEFLDQKPEGTPEITITYTLEIDPGKMVIEFIPKDDKRYYVLENGEYKGKVVKKSVFDEADGVRKNYEKLMEILK, from the coding sequence ATGAAATTGTACAGGAATATAATTATTCTTGTAGTAATGTTTCTTGTCCTTGGAGGAGTACTTCTTGCACTTAAACTGACTTTAAAAGATGAAGAGACTGATTTTGATGATGATAGTATAATCACTCTATATAATTTTGAAAGTACGAAATTGACGGAGTATACTATAGAGAGTGAGGAAGGTACATTTGTTTTCAGAAAAAAGAGCAGTAACGGAGAGTACGATGTAGAATGGGAATTGGTTTCAGGGGGAAATTTTCCGCTTCACCATCAAAATGTAAATATAGTAGCTTTAAACGCTGTAGATTTGAAAGCTTACAAGTTAATTGAAGAAAATCCGACTTCTTTAGATATATATGGGCTTGATAATCCGTACCGCGTGACTTTCAAATTGGATGATGGAACTGAAAAATATATAGAAGTTGGAAGCATGACTCCTACAAAAGAGGCTTACTACATCAGAATAAGCGATTCTAATAATGTTTATGCCATTTATTCCTACAAGGGAGATCTTCTTGTTGCAACAAAGGACGAGCTTAGAGATAAAGATGTCTTTGATGTTTACTCATCCGATGTAATTAAATTTTCCCTTGAGAGGGATGGTAAAAAGGTATTTTCTGCTGAAAAGGATGAAGAAATTGGTTGGCAGATAAAGGAACCTATGCAGGGTAATGCTGATTTGGTAAAGCTTACAACTATTTTCGATACCTTTGTGAGAGCTTCTGCGAATACTTATGTTGAGGACAATGCAACCGATTTAGAGAAATACGGTTTAGACAATCCCAAATATGTTATTGAAGCTGCTACAGCAGATACAAAGGTAAAATTGCTTTTAGGAAAAGCTACCGAGGGAGAGTCTGTATTTTATGCAAGGTTTGATGGCAGCAATGAAGTATTTACTATTAATAAGTCATCTTTGTCTTTTATTGATATCAAACCTATAGAAGTATATGAAACTCTTGTGTACACACCGTATATTTATGATGTTTCGGAAGTAGTTGTAAATATAGACGGAAAGACCATAGTATCCCAGATAGAAAGTGACAGTGCTAAACCGGAGGAAGACAAATTTACTATTGATGGTCTTGATGTTATGAGTAAAGGTAAAGAAGCAGAAAATGCCTTTAGGAATTTTTACAGGTCTTTGGTGGGAATTATTTTTTCTGATTTGGAGTTTTTAGATCAGAAACCTGAAGGAACTCCTGAGATTACTATAACATATACCTTGGAAATAGACCCCGGAAAGATGGTAATTGAATTTATACCAAAAGATGATAAAAGGTATTATGTTTTAGAAAACGGTGAGTATAAAGGTAAGGTAGTAAAGAAAAGCGTTTTTGATGAAGCTGACGGGGTAAGAAAGAACTATGAGAAATTGATGGAAATTCTTAAGTAA
- a CDS encoding membrane protein, producing the protein MLGEFKNIFKVACIYMATIIGAGFASGQEIMQFFSSYYEGGFYGIILAGILFSIIGYVVLDKVYCERIRNYEEFLFPTVGWFLGWVMEILVTMFMISVFCIMIAGAGGIISDKLCIPYYFAVLIVALLCALVFFTEIKGIVNISSVITPILILGILGFGLYIIISKEMAVFNFSGAISKVTDNWFFSSLLYVSYNSITSVVVMCSLLPYLKDRKTAALGGIFGGVMLCFMAIIINFAIYLFYPHIATEDLPVMGMVDSYSVVLGNVYTVILLLAMFVSALTSGFGFVERISSKININKKIVILVICAISIPLSSVGFSGLISTIYPVFGYMGMFMVFVIVIQLFTKVPAYVSVEEKKRNYCRLSAKQKGRTRPLKKI; encoded by the coding sequence TTGCTTGGTGAATTTAAAAATATATTTAAAGTAGCTTGCATATATATGGCTACCATAATAGGTGCGGGATTTGCATCGGGGCAGGAAATTATGCAGTTTTTCAGCAGCTACTATGAAGGCGGATTTTATGGCATAATACTTGCCGGAATTTTATTTTCAATAATCGGATATGTTGTATTGGATAAGGTGTATTGTGAGCGAATTAGAAACTATGAGGAGTTTTTATTTCCGACAGTGGGCTGGTTTTTAGGCTGGGTGATGGAAATTCTGGTTACCATGTTTATGATATCTGTTTTTTGCATTATGATAGCCGGTGCAGGAGGAATTATTTCCGATAAATTATGTATACCATATTATTTTGCGGTTCTTATAGTTGCTTTATTATGCGCACTGGTATTTTTTACAGAGATTAAAGGTATCGTTAATATCAGCAGTGTTATAACACCAATATTGATTCTTGGCATTTTGGGATTTGGTTTGTATATAATAATAAGCAAAGAAATGGCTGTATTCAATTTTTCAGGGGCTATTTCCAAAGTTACTGATAATTGGTTTTTCTCATCTCTATTGTATGTAAGTTATAACAGTATTACATCGGTTGTCGTTATGTGCAGTCTTTTACCGTATCTCAAGGACAGAAAAACAGCTGCTTTAGGTGGAATTTTCGGCGGTGTAATGCTTTGTTTTATGGCTATTATAATAAATTTTGCAATATACCTTTTTTATCCGCATATAGCCACAGAAGACCTTCCTGTTATGGGTATGGTTGACAGTTACAGCGTAGTTTTGGGAAATGTATATACTGTTATTTTGCTGCTTGCAATGTTTGTTTCAGCTTTGACTTCCGGATTCGGATTTGTGGAGAGGATTAGCAGCAAAATAAATATAAATAAAAAGATTGTAATATTAGTTATATGCGCTATATCCATACCTCTTTCGAGTGTCGGTTTTTCCGGCCTTATATCCACTATTTATCCCGTTTTCGGATATATGGGTATGTTTATGGTGTTTGTTATTGTAATTCAGTTGTTCACTAAAGTACCTGCCTATGTTAGTGTAGAAGAGAAAAAAAGGAATTACTGCAGGCTGAGTGCTAAGCAAAAGGGAAGAACAAGGCCTCTTAAGAAAATATAG
- a CDS encoding DUF5711 family protein — protein MGITENGTRQEGPGNVVKIIVFLLLLLIISATAAAAYLKSLDVDLKSVSIKDLIEKRFMHRNTRYEFVSSEFDYDANLNTVFGTHKGYIVKCSKDSLIYIDSNGNEQWTYPLSLKNPVLKTAGSYLLIADYGSKSILTFSGKEMRWEKELDNNIINADINTKGYVAVVHEEERSRGAVSVFNRQGMKCFTIGKAENFILSSKVSSSAKSVFINSVDTSGISTDTILEFSDLSGNISDNRIEKEDTVFPSLWFMDNDSLLVVGDSMFMILDKDFTEKFQQNVKGKIFSSCIVEGKYAVIAANPEETTGIFESGSSGIWIYNDNGEKISEYNLKGEVRNITSWEDIIAVNSGNKLRIIDLDGNLLAEYSSKDDMKEVFFINRREVLVVCKDKFLVLKMK, from the coding sequence GTGGGGATAACAGAAAATGGCACAAGACAAGAAGGGCCCGGTAACGTAGTAAAAATAATTGTGTTTCTTTTATTGCTGCTTATAATTTCAGCCACTGCTGCGGCTGCATATTTAAAAAGTCTGGATGTGGATTTGAAAAGTGTAAGTATAAAGGATTTGATTGAAAAGAGATTTATGCACCGCAATACCAGATATGAATTTGTTTCATCCGAATTTGATTATGATGCAAACCTGAACACTGTTTTCGGTACGCATAAGGGCTATATTGTCAAGTGTTCGAAGGACAGCCTGATATATATTGACTCAAACGGCAATGAGCAATGGACTTATCCGTTATCCCTGAAAAATCCTGTGCTGAAAACAGCAGGTTCATACCTCTTGATAGCAGATTATGGCTCTAAAAGCATTTTAACATTCAGCGGAAAGGAAATGAGATGGGAAAAGGAACTGGACAATAACATAATTAATGCTGATATAAATACAAAGGGATATGTAGCTGTTGTACATGAAGAAGAGAGAAGCAGGGGAGCAGTGTCAGTATTTAATCGTCAGGGCATGAAATGTTTTACGATAGGAAAGGCAGAAAACTTTATATTGTCATCGAAGGTATCTTCATCTGCCAAGAGCGTTTTTATAAACAGTGTAGACACTTCAGGTATTAGCACCGATACGATATTGGAATTTAGCGATTTGAGCGGCAATATTTCAGATAACAGAATTGAAAAAGAGGATACGGTTTTTCCTTCTTTATGGTTTATGGATAACGACAGCTTATTGGTTGTTGGAGATTCTATGTTCATGATTTTGGACAAGGACTTCACGGAAAAGTTTCAGCAGAATGTAAAGGGAAAAATATTCAGTTCCTGCATTGTTGAAGGAAAATATGCCGTAATTGCAGCAAATCCGGAAGAGACTACCGGTATTTTTGAAAGCGGTTCTTCAGGTATATGGATTTATAATGACAACGGAGAAAAGATCTCGGAGTACAATCTTAAAGGAGAAGTCAGAAATATTACTTCATGGGAAGATATTATAGCTGTTAACTCGGGAAACAAGCTTCGTATAATTGATTTGGACGGTAATTTGTTGGCAGAATACAGTTCGAAAGACGATATGAAAGAGGTTTTTTTTATAAACAGACGTGAGGTTTTGGTTGTTTGTAAAGACAAATTCTTAGTATTAAAAATGAAATAG
- a CDS encoding CvpA family protein — protein MNWSDLLVIAIIAFFGFVGIKNGFIYSIFKLVSFFVASIVSVKFYPFLSNIIDKTVVFTKIKSGILKNLLLQKDVQADIVNQGAQRAAGSVVDGLELPGFLKEAIKGQLAKENVANLLDLSAIMDKISDVLAHIVVDILSLLILYIVVRIALIFLRFVLQGIAKLPVFKQMDKLGGFAFGAVEGLLTVYIIFAFMMLFISSPAFKGFFDSVETSVIAKFFYQNNIIVDWMFPKGKII, from the coding sequence ATGAACTGGAGTGATTTGTTAGTTATTGCAATTATTGCGTTTTTTGGTTTCGTAGGAATAAAAAACGGCTTTATCTATTCAATTTTTAAGTTAGTCTCGTTTTTTGTAGCATCAATAGTTTCGGTTAAGTTTTATCCTTTTCTGTCAAATATTATTGATAAAACTGTTGTATTTACCAAAATAAAATCGGGGATATTGAAGAACTTACTGCTTCAAAAGGATGTCCAGGCAGATATTGTTAATCAGGGTGCCCAGAGAGCAGCAGGGTCAGTAGTGGATGGATTAGAACTGCCAGGATTTCTTAAAGAAGCAATAAAAGGACAGCTGGCAAAGGAAAATGTAGCAAACCTCTTGGATTTGTCAGCCATAATGGATAAGATAAGCGATGTATTGGCTCATATTGTTGTTGATATATTGAGCTTGTTAATTCTGTACATAGTTGTAAGGATAGCCTTAATATTCTTAAGATTTGTTCTGCAGGGAATTGCTAAACTTCCTGTATTTAAGCAGATGGATAAACTGGGTGGCTTTGCTTTTGGTGCAGTGGAAGGCCTTTTAACAGTGTACATAATATTTGCGTTTATGATGCTGTTTATTTCATCGCCGGCGTTTAAGGGTTTTTTTGATTCTGTTGAGACTTCTGTTATTGCGAAATTTTTCTATCAAAACAATATAATTGTAGACTGGATGTTTCCAAAGGGAAAAATAATATAA
- the ilvD gene encoding dihydroxy-acid dehydratase yields MRSDVVKKGIEKTPHRALFKAMGYTDEEIRRPLIGVVNSKSEIIPGHIHLDTIAEAVKAGIRMAGGTPVEFGAIGVCDGIAMGHTGMKYSLATRELIADSCEAMALAHCFDGMVFIPNCDKIVPGMLMAAARINVPSIVISGGPMLSVKRNGIQLDLNSTFEAVGAYKAGKMTEEEVYDYEEHSCPGCGSCSGMFTANSMNCLTEVLGLGLPGNGTIPAVYAERVRLAKMAGMKIMELVEKDIKPSDILTHKAFENALTVDMALGCSTNSILHLPAIAHEAGIEINLDIVNEISARVPNLCKLAPAGHHHVQDLYAAGGVQAVMNELSKKKLINLDLLTVTGKTVGENISKAKVLDYNVIRSVDNPYSSTGGIAVLRGNLAPDGAVVKRSAVAEEMLVHKGPARVFNSEEEAITAIYNGKIQKGDVVVIRYEGPKGGPGMREMLSPTSAIAGMGLDKDVALITDGRFSGATRGASIGHVSPEAMEGGNIALVKEGDIISIDIPNGKLELEVSDEELERRRKEWKTPEPKITKGYLGRYAKLVTSASTGAVLKGN; encoded by the coding sequence ATGAGAAGTGATGTGGTAAAAAAAGGGATTGAAAAAACCCCTCACAGAGCACTTTTTAAGGCAATGGGCTATACCGATGAGGAAATAAGAAGACCGTTAATAGGTGTGGTGAATTCAAAAAGTGAGATAATTCCTGGACACATACATTTAGATACAATAGCTGAAGCTGTTAAGGCAGGTATTAGAATGGCTGGAGGTACTCCTGTTGAGTTTGGTGCCATAGGAGTATGCGATGGTATTGCTATGGGGCATACAGGTATGAAGTATTCGCTGGCGACAAGAGAACTCATAGCTGACTCATGTGAGGCAATGGCTTTGGCTCACTGTTTTGACGGAATGGTATTCATACCTAATTGTGACAAGATAGTTCCGGGAATGCTTATGGCAGCAGCCAGGATAAATGTTCCTTCGATTGTCATAAGCGGTGGACCTATGCTTTCAGTAAAGAGAAACGGAATACAACTGGATTTGAACAGTACTTTTGAAGCAGTAGGAGCGTATAAGGCAGGAAAAATGACTGAAGAAGAAGTTTATGATTATGAAGAACATTCATGCCCCGGATGCGGTTCATGTTCCGGAATGTTTACTGCCAATTCAATGAATTGCCTGACAGAAGTTTTAGGACTAGGTCTTCCGGGAAACGGTACTATTCCGGCTGTATATGCCGAAAGGGTAAGACTTGCCAAAATGGCCGGTATGAAGATTATGGAACTTGTTGAAAAAGATATAAAGCCTTCAGATATTCTTACACACAAGGCATTTGAGAATGCTCTGACTGTAGATATGGCACTGGGATGTTCAACCAATTCAATTCTCCACCTGCCGGCTATTGCCCATGAAGCAGGTATTGAAATAAATCTTGACATAGTTAATGAAATAAGTGCCAGGGTTCCAAACTTATGCAAGCTTGCACCGGCTGGACACCACCATGTTCAGGATTTATATGCAGCAGGCGGAGTGCAGGCTGTTATGAATGAATTATCCAAGAAGAAATTGATAAACCTTGACTTGCTGACGGTTACTGGTAAAACTGTCGGAGAAAATATAAGCAAGGCAAAGGTTCTTGACTACAATGTTATAAGAAGTGTGGACAATCCTTACAGCTCTACTGGCGGAATTGCAGTATTGAGAGGGAATTTGGCACCTGACGGGGCAGTTGTCAAGCGCTCTGCCGTGGCAGAGGAGATGCTTGTTCACAAAGGTCCGGCAAGGGTATTCAATTCGGAAGAGGAAGCTATTACAGCCATTTATAATGGAAAAATACAAAAGGGCGATGTTGTTGTAATAAGATATGAAGGACCGAAAGGCGGTCCGGGTATGAGAGAAATGCTTTCTCCTACTTCAGCTATAGCCGGTATGGGCTTGGATAAAGATGTTGCTTTAATTACCGACGGACGTTTCTCCGGGGCAACAAGAGGTGCTTCCATTGGACATGTCTCTCCTGAAGCCATGGAAGGAGGAAACATAGCTTTAGTTAAAGAAGGAGATATTATAAGCATTGACATTCCTAACGGCAAACTGGAATTGGAGGTTTCCGATGAAGAGCTTGAAAGAAGAAGAAAAGAGTGGAAAACTCCAGAACCGAAAATAACAAA